The following coding sequences are from one Poecilia reticulata strain Guanapo linkage group LG18, Guppy_female_1.0+MT, whole genome shotgun sequence window:
- the LOC103480717 gene encoding uncharacterized protein LOC103480717: protein MQDENMGWRCHDVQLCPAFEASQRWCSPGKRGDGRVRVFVWRKRRRKRRSPAVDGWHSTLEQTDDVNLHPLPPADCVFGGPFISGNNTSSTKLASQSPTQEPRALSVHPASPSAALSIIIEAPSCWQHSDIGIRLWVHGGEEELEEGMDLLFSAGSAERNVHSGNAAMYVPRCTTVQHSCGSHLKFDSSRRSLATAGISARKLDGCSSGARGRMGAWLQLIGR, encoded by the exons atgcaagatGAGAATATGGGATGGAGATGCCACGACGTCCAACTTTGTCCGGCATTTGAAGCTTCACAAAGATG GTGCAGTCCTGGCAAACGGGGAGATGGCAGAGTGCGAGTGTTTGTttggagaaagaggaggaggaagaggaggtcaCCTGCTGTTGATGGTTGGCACTCAACATTAGAGCAAACGGATGACGTCAACCTACACCCTCTACCTCCTGCGGACTGCGTGTTCGGAGGACCTTTCATCTCCGGAAACAACACCTCTTCCACAAAGCTGGCCTCACAGAGCCCGACGCAGGAACCGAGGGCTCTTTCTGTCCATCCTGCCTCCCCATCTGCAGCGCTGTCAATAATTATTGAAG cTCCATCATGTTGGCAGCACAGTGACATCGGCATCCGTCTCTGGGTTCACGGCggtgaggaggagctggaggaggggATGGATTTACTCTTTTCTGCAGGATCAGCCGAACGAAAT GTGCACAGCGGGAACGCTGCCATGTACGTCCCTCGGTGCACGACAGTGCAGCACAGCTGTGGAAGCCACCTAAAATTTGATTCCTCTCGCCGTAGCCTGGCAACGGCGGGTATTAGCGCTCGCAAGCTGGATGGGTGCAGTTCTGGTGCCAGAGGCAGGATGGGCGCCTGGTTGCAGCTCATTGGCAGATGA